A single region of the Brassica rapa cultivar Chiifu-401-42 chromosome A03, CAAS_Brap_v3.01, whole genome shotgun sequence genome encodes:
- the LOC103859312 gene encoding pentatricopeptide repeat-containing protein At3g09060, producing MVVFPKSLSPKHVLKLLKSEKNPRAAFALFDTATRHPNYAHSAPVFHHILRRLAEARMVAQVSRVVDLIKSQECKCDEDVALSAIKAYGKNSMPDRALDVFQRMSEIFGCEPGIRSYNSLLSAFVEARQWPKVESLFAYIETAGLTPNLQTYNVLIKMSCKKKQFEKAKELLNWLWGEGLNPDVLSYSTVINEIVKAGDLDDALKLFDEMSERGVAADVTCYNILIDGFLKGRDHTKAMELWERLSEDTSVYPNVKTHNIMISGLSKCGRVDDCLKIWERMKENEREKDLFTYSSMIHGLCGVGSVDKAESVFNELVESKVFIDVVTYNTMLDGFCRCGEIKKSLELWRVMEQKSSVNTVSYNILIKGLLEYGKIDEATMIWKLMPAKGYTADNITYGVYIHGLCVNGYVNKALEVMKEVESRGKHLDVYAYSSIINFLCKERRLEEASELLKEISKHGVEINSHVINGLMSGLIRESRLSDASFLLKEMAKNGCRPTVVSYNILIDGLRKAGKFSETSAVVRDMLENGWKPDLRTYSSLLSGLCHDGKIDLALDLWRQFLKTGQKPDVTMHNILIHGLCSVGKLDDAMKLAAEMEHRSCVANLVTYNTLMEGCFVVRDGNSATVIWGYMYKKGWQPDVISYNIMLSGLCMCGRVGHAIEFFDDARSHGIAPTVVTWDILVRAVVNC from the coding sequence ATGGTCGTCTTCCCCAAATCCCTGTCCCCCAAACACGTCCTCAAGCTCCTAAAATCAGAGAAGAACCCTCGCGCCGCCTTCGCTCTCTTCGACACAGCGACTCGCCACCCAAACTACGCACACTCCGCCCCCGTCTTCCACCACATCCTCCGCCGGCTCGCGGAGGCTCGTATGGTCGCCCAAGTCTCCCGCGTCGTCGACCTCATCAAATCGCAAGAATGCAAGTGCGACGAGGACGTCGCGTTGTCCGCCATCAAAGCCTACGGAAAGAACTCGATGCCCGACCGAGCCCTCGACGTGTTCCAACGAATGTCGGAGATCTTCGGGTGCGAGCCAGGGATTCGATCTTACAACTCTCTGCTCAGCGCCTTCGTGGAGGCGAGACAGTGGCCTAAAGTCGAGTCCTTGTTTGCCTACATCGAAACAGCGGGCTTAACGCCTAATCTGCAGACGTATAATGTTTTGATTAAGATGTCGTGTAAGAAGAAACAGTTCGAGAAGGCGAAAGAGCTTTTGAATTGGTTGTGGGGAGAGGGTTTGAATCCAGACGTGTTAAGCTACAGCACTGTGATTAATGAGATTGTGAAAGCTGGAGACTTGGATGATGCATTGAAGCTGTTCGACGAAATGTCTGAGAGAGGAGTGGCGGCTGATGTAACTTGTTATAATATCTTAATCGATGGGTTTCTTAAAGGAAGAGATCACACCAAGGCTATGGAGCTCTGGGAGAGATTGTCAGAGGATACTTCTGTTTATCCGAATGTTAAGACTCACAACATAATGATTAGTGGGTTGAGCAAGTGCGGGAGGGTAGATGATTGCTTGAAGATATGGGAGAGGATGAAGGAGaacgagagagagaaagatttgTTTACTTATAGCAGTATGATACATGGACTGTGTGGGGTGGGGAGTGTTGATAAAGCTGAGAGTGTGTTTAACGAGTTGGTTGAAAGTAAGGTCTTTATAGATGTGGTGACATACAACACTATGCTCGATGGGTTTTGTCGTTGCGGGGAGATCAAGAAGAGTTTGGAGTTATGGAGAGTCATGGAGCAGAAGAGTTCAGTTAACACAGTGAGTTACAACATTTTGATAAAAGGGTTGTTGGAGTATGGTAAGATAGACGAAGCAACGATGATTTGGAAGCTTATGCCTGCGAAAGGATACACGGCGGATAATATAACGTATGGTGTTTATATACACGGGTTATGCGtgaatggttatgtaaataaaGCCTTGGAGGTGATGAAAGAGGTCGAGAGCAGAGGTAAGCATCTGGATGTTTACGCGTATTCGTCGATTATAAACTTTTTATGCAAAGAGAGGAGACTAGAAGAAGCATCAGAGTTGTTGAAAGAGATAAGCAAGCACGGCGTGGAGATTAACTCTCATGTTATTAATGGATTAATGAGTGGGTTAATCCGAGAGTCAAGGCTTAGTGATGCTTCTTTTTTGCTCAAAGAGATGGCGAAGAACGGTTGTCGTCCCACCGTTGTATCTTACAACATTCTCATCGACGGCTTGCGTAAAGCAGGAAAGTTTAGTGAAACATCAGCTGTTGTGAGAGACATGCTTGAAAACGGATGGAAACCAGATCTTAGAACATACAGTTCACTTCTGTCCGGTCTTTGCCACGATGGGAAGATCGATTTAGCGCTAGACCTGTGGCGCCAGTTTCTTAAAACGGGTCAAAAGCCTGATGTGACAATGCACAACATTCTGATCCATGGTCTGTGCTCTGTTGGGAAGCTTGATGATGCGATGAAACTCGCGGCGGAGATGGAGCATCGGAGCTGCGTTGCGAATCTTGTGACTTACAACACGTTGATGGAAGGATGCTTCGTAGTTAGAGACGGTAACAGCGCGACGGTGATTTGGGGTTACATGTATAAGAAGGGGTGGCAACCTGATGTTATATCGTACAATATTATGCTGTCAGGGCTGTGTATGTGCGGCAGAGTTGGGCACGCTATTGAGTTCTTTGATGATGCTCGAAGCCATGGCATTGCCCCAACCGTTGTCACATGGGACATACTCGTTAGAGCTGTGGTGAATTGCTAA
- the LOC103860141 gene encoding F-box protein At2g38590 — MRLPFDAAYHNPVTLSCVREEKLAVLFSHDEAGSEEFEMWITTKIEAEEVSRSKFLRVINPLISCNCFFIDEEKKVAMGFDEVHSKTFNIVGEAGCFKKLELEECLGRDVDWMTSACSYVRSLVNVKQPAAVEGKRKQQSEFEKQRYDQNMGRIVGLKSVVGFGKL, encoded by the coding sequence ATGCGTCTGCCGTTTGACGCTGCTTATCATAACCCTGTGACTTTATCATGTGTTCGAGAAGAGAAGCTTGCGGTTTTATTCAGTCACGACGAAGCAGGTTCAGAGGAGTTTGAGATGTGGATTACTACTAAGATTGAGGCTGAAGAGGTGTCGCGGAGCAAGTTCTTGAGAGTGATTAACCCTCTGATTTCATGTAATTGTTTCTTCATTGACGAGGAGAAGAAAGTCGCCATGGGTTTTGACGAGGTACACTCCAAAACGTTTAACATCGTTGGAGAGGCTGGATGCTTTAAAAAGCTGGAACTCGAAGAATGTTTAGGCAGAGACGTAGACTGGATGACGAGTGCATGCTCTTATGTTCGAAGCCTAGTTAACGTCAAGCAACCTGCTGCAGTAGAAGGTAAAAGGAAGCAACAAAGCGAGTTTGAAAAGCAACGGTATGATCAAAACATGGGGAGAATTGTTGGACTTAAAAGCGTAGTAGGGTTTGGCAAGCTGTAA
- the LOC103860142 gene encoding cytochrome P450 705A5 codes for MAAMMIVDFQNYFIFILLCLFSLLCYTLFFRKQKDSRLGFDLPPSPPSLPIIGHLHIILSLLIHKSLQKLASKHGPLLHLRIFSLPIVLVSSASVADEIFKAQDVNVSSRSSLPTSEGSLYFGSFGFVTAPHGDYWKFMKKLITTKLLGSQALERSRGIRADEAKLFYSNLLDKAMKDERVNIREEAMKLTNNSMCKILTRRICLEDAERVRGLVARTDSLSKKLLLASVLRRPLEKLGISLFKKELMCVSSRFDEVLERYLVEHEKKQEEQAETMLHGVKIRHSEQGVDVMDVLIEAYRDENAEYKITRNHIKSLLVDLFIAGSETTSNIIEWTMAELINNPKTLERLRGEIDLVIGKTRLIQETDLPNLPYLQAVMKEGLRLHPPVPLVVRTFQEECEVKGFHIPEKTTLVVNGYAVMRDPDVWEDPDEFKPERFLVSSTSGQQEDKIREKVPKYIPFGSGRRGCPGSNLAYLFLGIAVGVMVQCFDWRIKEEKVNMDEAAGAVSLRRAHPVHATPVARNRDLLT; via the exons ATGGCAGCAATGATGATAGTTGACTTTCAAAACTACTTCATCTTTATCCTTCTATGCCTCTTCTCACTCCTCTGTTACACTCTCTTCTTCAGGAAACAAAAGGACTCACGACTTGGCTTTGATCTGCCTCCAAGCCCTCCTTCTCTACCAATCATTGGCCACCTTCACATCATCCTCTCTCTTCTAATCCACAAATCTTTACAGAAACTCGCATCTAAGCACGGACCTCTCCTCCATCTCCGCATCTTCAGCCTCCCTATAGTCCTCGTCTCCTCTGCTTCAGTGGCTGACGAGATCTTCAAAGCTCAAGACGTGAACGTCTCCTCTCGCAGCAGCCTCCCTACTAGCGAGGGCTCCCTCTACTTTGGATCTTTTGGCTTTGTTACCGCGCCTCATGGAGATTACTGGAAATTTATGAAGAAGCTCATCACCACCAAGCTCCTCGGATCACAGGCACTCGAGAGGTCACGAGGCATCCGTGCTGATGAGGCAAAGCTGTTTTACTCTAACCTCCTAGACAAGGCGATGAAGGATGAGAGGGTTAATATACGTGAAGAAGCGATGAAACTAACTAACAACAGCATGTGCAAGATACTCACGAGGAGGATTTGTTTAGAGGATGCGGAGAGAGTCAGAGGCTTAGTGGCCAGGACAGATTCCTTGTCGAAGAAACTTCTCTTGGCGTCTGTCTTGCGCAGACCGCTTGAGAAGCTTGGGATCTCACTTTTTAAAAAGGAGCTAATGTGTGTTTCCAGCAGGTTCGATGAGGTACTAGAGAGGTACCTTGTGGAACACGAAAAGAAACAGGAGGAGCAAGCAGAGACAATGCTACATGGAGTAAAG ATCCGCCACTCGGAGCAAGGTGTGGATGTGATGGATGTGTTGATAGAAGCATATAGAGACGAAAACGCAGAGTATAAGATCACTAGGAACCATATCAAGTCCTTGTTAGTG GATCTTTTCATTGCAGGCAGTGAAACTACGTCCAACATTATAGAATGGACCATGGCGGAGCTCATAAACAATCCCAAGACTCTTGAGAGATTAAGAGGAGAAATCGATTTGGTTATAGGGAAAACAAGGTTGATTCAAGAAACTGATCTACCAAACCTTCCTTACTTGCAAGCAGTCATGAAGGAAGGGCTGAGATTGCACCCACCGGTGCCTCTTGTGGTAAGAACTTTCCAAGAAGAGTGTGAGGTTAAGGGGTTCCACATACCGGAGAAGACAACACTTGTTGTCAATGGTTATGCTGTAATGAGAGATCCTGATGTCTGGGAAGATCCTGATGAGTTTAAGCCAGAGAGGTTCTTGGTTTCATCAACATCCGGACAACAAGAGGACAAGATTAGGGAGAAGGTTCCCAAGTACATTCCTTTCGGAAGTGGAAGGAGAGGTTGTCCTGGATCAAACCTAGCATATCTCTTCCTAGGAATAGCTGTTGGAGTGATGGTGCAGTGTTTTGATTGGAGAATCAAGGAAGAGAAAGTTAATATGGATGAAGCTGCTGGTGCAGTTTCTTTGAGAAGGGCTCATCCAGTTCACGCCACTCCTGTTGCTCGAAACCGAGACCTTTTAACTTAA